From the genome of Glycine max cultivar Williams 82 chromosome 2, Glycine_max_v4.0, whole genome shotgun sequence, one region includes:
- the LOC100806239 gene encoding L10-interacting MYB domain-containing protein isoform X1, whose translation MTLCSVFLVWLLKHKPFGKLMGDDSFPSLDKLRANWTPSQDRYFLQLLLSHVHKGNKTGKVFSRQAWVNMIEQFNTKFGFKYDVEVLKNRHKRFRKQYNDMKMIVGQKGFRWDGTQNMIVADDKAWDECIKAHPDAQPFKKRVGLYYDDLCIIYGHAVADGRYSLSCFDVDFEYEEKDLDDKTITSKGVDDQTTPAVVNQGRIDWSPMMDQFFVELMVDQVCKGNKIGTTFRRKAWVDMTESFNKRFLCHYGRVVLRNRFNVLRRHYRSINILLGKEGFSWDKTQHKVVADEQVWQKCIRVHHSFRLYKIKNMPFYLGMCIVCRNEVTVGCKSNLEKESSGGNNSVPDTQPLPNADKGASNLEKESSSGNNSVPDTQPLPNADKRASHIGGEYNFTRETQPLPNADKEVLHIGGEKNSARETQSLANADNKALQHVEKNVSGHLKRHQPKMLPTFNESKKARQHIAVAVASLTKKAKKEDNFSVDNVIRVLQAIPDLDDDLILDACDFLEDETRARMFLALASPLRKKWLLRKLRSQ comes from the exons ATGACCCTCTGCTCCGTGTTCCTTGTTTGGCTGCTAAAACACAAACCTTTCG GTAAACTAATGGGGGATGATTCTTTTCCTAGTTTGGACAAATTGAGGGCTAACTGGACTCCATCTCAAGATCGATATTTTCTTCAGCTTTTGCTGTCCCATGTTCACAAAGGGAATAAAACTGGGAAAGTGTTTAGCAGACAAGCCTGGGTAAATATGATTGAACAATTTAACACCAAGTTTGGTTTCAAGTATGATGTAGAAGTGTTGAAGAACCGTCACAAAAGATTCAGGAAGCAATACaatgatatgaaaatgataGTTGGTCAAAAGGGATTCCGGTGGGATGGGACACAAAACATGATAGTAGCTGATGATAAAGCATGGGATGAATGTATTAAG GCCCATCCTGATGCTCAACCTTTCAAAAAAAGAGTCGGTCTGTATTATGATGATCTGTGCATAATTTATGGCCATGCAGTTGCTGATGGGAGATACAGCCTTTCATGTTTTGATGTAGATTTTGAGTACGAAG AAAAAGATTTGGATGACAAGACTATCACTAGTAAAGGAGTGGACGATCAAACTACCCCAGCTGTTGTTAATCAAGGTAGAATTGACTGGTCTCCAATGATGGACcaattttttgttgaacttatggtGGATCAGGTGTGTAAAGGGAACAAGATTGGCACTACATTCAGGAGGAAAGCATGGGTAGACATGACAGAATCATTTAATAAACGATTTTTATGTCATTATGGTAGAGTTGTGTTGAGAAACCGTTTTAATGTCCTGAGAAGGCATTACCGTTCTATAAATATCCTCCTTGGCAAAGAAGGGTTTAGTTGGGATAAGACACAACACAAGGTTGTTGCTGATGAACAAGTATGGCAAAAATGCATCAGG GTACATCACAGCTTCCGGctctataaaattaaaaacatgccTTTTTATTTGGGCATGTGCATAGTATGTCGCAATGAAGTTACTGTGGGTTGCAAGTCAAATCTTGAAAAGGAATCTTCTGGGGGAAATAACTCCGTCCCAGATACTCAGCCACTACCTAATGCAGATAAAGGAGCATCAAATCTTGAAAAGGAATCTTCTTCGGGCAATAACTCTGTCCCAGATACTCAGCCACTACCTAATGCAGATAAAAGAGCATCACATATAGGTGGTGAATATAATTTTACCAGAGAAACTCAGCCTCTGCCTAATGCAGATAAAGAAGTGTTGCATATTGGTGGAGAGAAGAACTCTGCCAGAGAAACTCAGTCCCTTGCTAATGCAGATAATAAAGCATTACAACatgttgaaaaaaatgtttctggTCACCTAAAAAGGCATCAACCTAAAATGCTCCCGACCTTTAATGAGTCTAAGAAGGCAAGACAGCATATAGCTGTTGCGGTTGCATCACTAAccaagaaagcaaaaaaagaagataatttttCTGTAGATAATGTTATCAGGGTGCTTCAGGCTATACCAGACCTGGATGATGATTTAATATTAGATGCCTGTGATTTTTTGGAAGATGAGACAAGAGCGAGGATGTTTCTGGCTCTGGCTTCTCCTTTGAGAAAGAAATGGTTATTGAGAAAGCTTCGTTCACAGTGA
- the LOC100806239 gene encoding L10-interacting MYB domain-containing protein isoform X2, with product MGDDSFPSLDKLRANWTPSQDRYFLQLLLSHVHKGNKTGKVFSRQAWVNMIEQFNTKFGFKYDVEVLKNRHKRFRKQYNDMKMIVGQKGFRWDGTQNMIVADDKAWDECIKAHPDAQPFKKRVGLYYDDLCIIYGHAVADGRYSLSCFDVDFEYEEKDLDDKTITSKGVDDQTTPAVVNQGRIDWSPMMDQFFVELMVDQVCKGNKIGTTFRRKAWVDMTESFNKRFLCHYGRVVLRNRFNVLRRHYRSINILLGKEGFSWDKTQHKVVADEQVWQKCIRVHHSFRLYKIKNMPFYLGMCIVCRNEVTVGCKSNLEKESSGGNNSVPDTQPLPNADKGASNLEKESSSGNNSVPDTQPLPNADKRASHIGGEYNFTRETQPLPNADKEVLHIGGEKNSARETQSLANADNKALQHVEKNVSGHLKRHQPKMLPTFNESKKARQHIAVAVASLTKKAKKEDNFSVDNVIRVLQAIPDLDDDLILDACDFLEDETRARMFLALASPLRKKWLLRKLRSQ from the exons ATGGGGGATGATTCTTTTCCTAGTTTGGACAAATTGAGGGCTAACTGGACTCCATCTCAAGATCGATATTTTCTTCAGCTTTTGCTGTCCCATGTTCACAAAGGGAATAAAACTGGGAAAGTGTTTAGCAGACAAGCCTGGGTAAATATGATTGAACAATTTAACACCAAGTTTGGTTTCAAGTATGATGTAGAAGTGTTGAAGAACCGTCACAAAAGATTCAGGAAGCAATACaatgatatgaaaatgataGTTGGTCAAAAGGGATTCCGGTGGGATGGGACACAAAACATGATAGTAGCTGATGATAAAGCATGGGATGAATGTATTAAG GCCCATCCTGATGCTCAACCTTTCAAAAAAAGAGTCGGTCTGTATTATGATGATCTGTGCATAATTTATGGCCATGCAGTTGCTGATGGGAGATACAGCCTTTCATGTTTTGATGTAGATTTTGAGTACGAAG AAAAAGATTTGGATGACAAGACTATCACTAGTAAAGGAGTGGACGATCAAACTACCCCAGCTGTTGTTAATCAAGGTAGAATTGACTGGTCTCCAATGATGGACcaattttttgttgaacttatggtGGATCAGGTGTGTAAAGGGAACAAGATTGGCACTACATTCAGGAGGAAAGCATGGGTAGACATGACAGAATCATTTAATAAACGATTTTTATGTCATTATGGTAGAGTTGTGTTGAGAAACCGTTTTAATGTCCTGAGAAGGCATTACCGTTCTATAAATATCCTCCTTGGCAAAGAAGGGTTTAGTTGGGATAAGACACAACACAAGGTTGTTGCTGATGAACAAGTATGGCAAAAATGCATCAGG GTACATCACAGCTTCCGGctctataaaattaaaaacatgccTTTTTATTTGGGCATGTGCATAGTATGTCGCAATGAAGTTACTGTGGGTTGCAAGTCAAATCTTGAAAAGGAATCTTCTGGGGGAAATAACTCCGTCCCAGATACTCAGCCACTACCTAATGCAGATAAAGGAGCATCAAATCTTGAAAAGGAATCTTCTTCGGGCAATAACTCTGTCCCAGATACTCAGCCACTACCTAATGCAGATAAAAGAGCATCACATATAGGTGGTGAATATAATTTTACCAGAGAAACTCAGCCTCTGCCTAATGCAGATAAAGAAGTGTTGCATATTGGTGGAGAGAAGAACTCTGCCAGAGAAACTCAGTCCCTTGCTAATGCAGATAATAAAGCATTACAACatgttgaaaaaaatgtttctggTCACCTAAAAAGGCATCAACCTAAAATGCTCCCGACCTTTAATGAGTCTAAGAAGGCAAGACAGCATATAGCTGTTGCGGTTGCATCACTAAccaagaaagcaaaaaaagaagataatttttCTGTAGATAATGTTATCAGGGTGCTTCAGGCTATACCAGACCTGGATGATGATTTAATATTAGATGCCTGTGATTTTTTGGAAGATGAGACAAGAGCGAGGATGTTTCTGGCTCTGGCTTCTCCTTTGAGAAAGAAATGGTTATTGAGAAAGCTTCGTTCACAGTGA